A genomic segment from Glycine soja cultivar W05 chromosome 20, ASM419377v2, whole genome shotgun sequence encodes:
- the LOC114402371 gene encoding GEM-like protein 4 encodes MQTSLLQVVGTPVISATYDQLQKSVNRYLPGPATQCQYSTTTSKQMRLGTNISETVKRKLSLGARILRVGGVEKVFKQFFSMGEGERLLKVSQCYLSTTSGPLAGFLFISTDKVAFCSERSMKVFTQKGHMLRIRYKVTIPLKKIKCVNQSANVQKPTQKYIEIVTEDNFDFWFMGVLKYQKTFKYLEQAVSQA; translated from the exons ATGCAGACTTCACTTCTTCAAGTTGTTGGAACTCCAGTCATCTCAGCAACATATGATCAGCTTCAAAAGTCAGTTAACAGATACTTACCTGGTCCTGCCACTCAATGCCAATATTCAACCACAACATCAAAGCAaa TGAGACTGGGGACAAACATATCTGAAACTGTTAAGAGAAAGCTAAGTTTAGGGGCTCGCATTCTTCGAGTGGGTGGAGTGGAAAAAGTGTTCAAGCAGTTTTTTAGCATGGGAGAAGGGGAGAGGCTGTTGAAAGTTTCCCAATGTTATCTTTCCACCACATCTGGTCCTCTAGCAGGTTTCCTCTTCATCTCCACTGACAAGGTTGCCTTTTGCAGTGAGAGATCAATGAAAGTCTTTACTCAGAAAGGTCATATGTTGAGGATTCGTTATAAG GTTACCATTCCACTAAAGAAGATTAAGTGTGTGAACCAAAGTGCTAATGTTCAGAAGCCAACACAGAAATACATAGAGATTGTCACTGAGGACAACTTTGATTTCTGGTTTATGGGTGTCTTAAAATATCAGAAAACTTTCAAATATCTTGAGCAGGCGGTTTCTCAAGCATAG
- the LOC114402300 gene encoding GEM-like protein 4, which yields MQTSLLHELVVGTHVISATFDQPQKSVNRYLPGPATQCQYSTTTSKQMRLRTNISETVKRKLSLGARILRVGGVEKVFKQFFNVEEGERLLKVSQSYLSTTSGPLAGFLFISTDKVAFCSERSMKVFTRKGHMLRIRYKVVIPLNKIKCVNQSQNVQKPTQKYIEIVTEDNFDFWFMGVLKYQKTFKYLEQALSQA from the exons ATGCAGACTTCACTTCTTCATGAGCTAGTTGTTGGAACTCATGTCATCTCAGCAACATTTGATCAGCCTCAAAAGTCAGTTAACAGATACTTACCCGGTCCTGCCACTCAATGTCAATATTCAACCACAACATCAAAGCAaa TGAGACTAAGGACAAATATTTCAGAAACTGTTAAAAGAAAGCTAAGCTTAGGGGCTCGCATTCTTCGAGTGGGTGGAGTGGAAAAAGTGTTTAAGCAGTTTTTCAATGTTGAAGAAGGAGAGAGGCTGTTGAAAGTTTCCCAATCTTATCTGTCCACCACATCCGGTCCTCTGGCAGGTTTCCTCTTCATCTCCACTGACAAGGTTGCCTTCTGCAGTGAGAGATCAATGAAAGTCTTTACTCGGAAAGGCCATATGTTGAGGATCCGTTATAAG GTTGTCATTCCACTGAACAAGATCAAGTGTGTGAACCAAAGTCAAAATGTTCAAAAGCCAACACAGAAGTACATAGAGATTGTCACAGAAGACAACTTTGATTTCTGGTTTATGGGTGTGTTAAAATATCAGAAAACTTTCAAATATCTTGAGCAGGCACTTTCTCAAGCTTAG